A window from Pseudomonas sp. MRSN 12121 encodes these proteins:
- the nuoK gene encoding NADH-quinone oxidoreductase subunit NuoK — protein MPAIPLEHGLAVAGILFCLGLVGLMVRRNILFVLMSLEVMMNASALAFIVAGARWAQPDGQVMFILVISLAAAEASIGLAILLQLYRRFHTLDIDAASEMRG, from the coding sequence ATGCCTGCTATCCCCCTGGAACATGGCCTGGCTGTCGCCGGCATCCTGTTCTGCCTCGGTCTGGTCGGCCTGATGGTCCGCCGCAACATTCTCTTCGTATTGATGAGCCTGGAAGTGATGATGAACGCCTCGGCACTGGCGTTCATCGTCGCAGGCGCCCGCTGGGCGCAGCCGGATGGACAAGTCATGTTCATCCTGGTGATCAGCCTCGCAGCCGCCGAGGCCAGTATCGGCCTGGCGATCCTGCTGCAGCTGTATCGCCGCTTCCACACTCTCGATATCGACGCTGCCAGCGAGATGCGCGGATGA
- the nuoJ gene encoding NADH-quinone oxidoreductase subunit J translates to MEFAFYFASGVAVVSTLRVVTNTNPVHALLYLIISLIAVAMTFFSLGAPFAGVLEVIAYAGAIMVLFVFVVMMLNLGPASVQQERIWLKPGIWVGPVILAALLLVELLYVLFSHQSGVGIGQTTVDAKAVGISLFGPYLLVVELASMLLLAAAVTAFHLGRNEAKE, encoded by the coding sequence ATGGAATTCGCTTTCTATTTCGCGTCAGGTGTCGCCGTTGTCTCCACGCTGCGCGTGGTGACCAACACCAACCCTGTGCACGCCCTGCTCTACCTGATCATTTCGCTGATCGCCGTGGCGATGACGTTCTTCAGCCTCGGCGCGCCGTTCGCCGGCGTGCTGGAAGTGATCGCCTATGCCGGCGCCATCATGGTGCTGTTCGTGTTCGTGGTGATGATGCTGAACCTGGGGCCCGCCTCGGTTCAGCAGGAACGCATCTGGCTCAAACCGGGCATCTGGGTCGGGCCGGTGATTCTCGCCGCCCTGCTGCTGGTCGAACTGCTGTACGTGCTGTTCAGCCACCAGAGCGGTGTCGGTATCGGTCAAACCACCGTGGACGCCAAGGCCGTGGGCATCAGCCTGTTCGGACCTTACCTGCTGGTGGTCGAACTCGCCTCGATGCTGCTGCTCGCCGCAGCCGTCACGGCGTTCCACCTGGGCCGCAACGAGGCGAAGGAGTAA
- the nuoI gene encoding NADH-quinone oxidoreductase subunit NuoI: MFKYIGDIVKGTGTQLRSLVMVFGHGFRKRDTLQYPEQPVYLPPRYRGRIVLTRDPDGEERCVACNLCAVACPVGCISLQKAETEDGRWYPDFFRINFSRCIFCGLCEEACPTTAIQLTPDFEMAEFKRQDLVYEKEDLLISGPGKNPDYNFYRVAGMAIAGKPKGAAQNEAEPINVKSLLP; this comes from the coding sequence ATGTTCAAATATATTGGCGACATCGTTAAGGGTACTGGTACCCAACTGCGCAGCCTGGTCATGGTCTTCGGCCATGGCTTCCGCAAGCGCGACACCCTGCAATACCCGGAACAGCCGGTCTATCTGCCGCCACGCTACCGTGGTCGCATCGTGCTGACCCGCGACCCCGACGGCGAAGAGCGTTGCGTAGCCTGCAACCTGTGCGCCGTGGCCTGTCCGGTAGGTTGCATCTCGCTGCAGAAAGCCGAGACCGAAGACGGTCGCTGGTACCCGGACTTCTTCCGCATCAACTTCTCGCGTTGCATCTTCTGCGGCCTCTGCGAGGAAGCCTGCCCGACCACCGCGATCCAGCTGACGCCGGATTTCGAGATGGCCGAGTTCAAACGTCAGGACCTGGTTTACGAGAAAGAAGATCTGCTGATCTCCGGCCCCGGAAAGAACCCTGATTACAACTTCTATCGTGTTGCAGGTATGGCCATCGCCGGCAAGCCCAAGGGCGCCGCGCAGAACGAAGCCGAGCCGATCAACGTGAAGAGCTTGCTGCCTTAA
- the nuoH gene encoding NADH-quinone oxidoreductase subunit NuoH — protein MTWFTPEVIDVILAVVKALVIMLAVVIAGALLSFIERRLLGWWQDRYGPNRVGPFGMFQIAADMLKMFFKEDWTPPFADKVIFTLAPVVAMSALLIAFAIIPITPTWGVADLNIGLLFFFAMAGLSVYAVLFAGWSSNNKFALLGSLRASAQTVSYEVFMGLALMGIVAQVGSFNMRDIVDYQAQNLWFIIPQFFGFCTFFIAGVAVTHRHPFDQPEAEQELADGYHIEYAGMKWGMFFVGEYIGIILISALLVTLFFGGWHGPFGILPQLSFVWFALKTAFFIMLFILLRASIPRPRYDQVMDFSWKFCLPLTLINLLVTAALVLLNTPAGAVQ, from the coding sequence ATGACCTGGTTCACCCCTGAAGTGATCGATGTGATCCTGGCGGTCGTCAAGGCGCTGGTCATCATGCTGGCCGTGGTGATCGCCGGCGCCCTGCTCAGCTTTATCGAGCGGCGCCTGCTGGGCTGGTGGCAGGACCGTTACGGTCCGAACCGCGTGGGCCCGTTCGGCATGTTCCAGATCGCTGCCGACATGCTGAAAATGTTCTTCAAGGAAGACTGGACCCCACCGTTCGCCGACAAGGTGATCTTCACTCTGGCGCCGGTCGTGGCCATGAGCGCCTTGCTGATCGCCTTCGCGATCATCCCGATCACCCCGACCTGGGGCGTGGCGGACCTGAACATCGGCCTGCTGTTCTTCTTCGCCATGGCGGGCCTGTCGGTCTACGCGGTGCTGTTCGCCGGCTGGTCGAGCAACAACAAGTTCGCCCTGCTCGGCAGCCTGCGGGCCTCGGCCCAGACCGTGTCCTATGAAGTGTTCATGGGCCTGGCGCTGATGGGCATCGTGGCTCAGGTCGGCTCGTTCAACATGCGCGACATCGTCGACTACCAGGCGCAGAACCTGTGGTTCATCATTCCGCAGTTCTTCGGCTTCTGTACCTTCTTCATCGCTGGCGTGGCCGTGACTCACCGTCACCCGTTCGACCAGCCGGAAGCGGAACAGGAACTGGCCGACGGTTACCACATTGAATACGCCGGCATGAAATGGGGCATGTTCTTCGTCGGCGAGTACATCGGCATCATCCTGATCTCGGCATTGCTGGTCACCCTGTTCTTCGGTGGCTGGCACGGTCCGTTCGGCATCCTGCCGCAACTGTCCTTCGTCTGGTTCGCCCTGAAGACCGCGTTCTTCATCATGCTGTTCATCCTGCTGCGCGCTTCCATCCCGCGTCCGCGTTATGACCAGGTGATGGACTTCAGCTGGAAATTCTGCCTGCCGCTGACCCTGATCAATTTGCTGGTGACTGCTGCGCTTGTGTTGTTGAACACGCCAGCAGGCGCGGTTCAGTGA